The segment TGCGGTCGAAACGATTCATTTTCTGTGCCGACGAAAATAGTCAATTTGTTTTAACGGTATCCGGCTAATTATTAAATTTATTTTCTACTTTAGTAATCGATAATAATATTCCAGAACTGAATGCAATTCAAATCACTTGAAAATACATCGATCGCCGATCTGGTTCATGTTTTTAATGAAGCATTTTCTGATTATATTATTCCAATGCATTTGACAAAAGAGCAATTGTTGAATAAAATAATTGCTGAAAGTATTCAAAGAAAATTATCTTTTGGAGCTTTTGATGGTGATAAATTAGTAGGATTTATTCTTCATGGTACTGAAATTCAGAATGGCGAAAAAATTGCTTACAATGGTGGGACCGGAGTTATTCCTGATAGGCGCGGCAAAAACTTAACATCACAACTTTATGATCATTCACTTCCGATATTGAAGAAAGCCGGCATTAATAAAATTCTTCTTGAAGTAATTTCTGATAATCATAAAGCATTTAATACTTACTCAAAAATCGGATTTAAAAAAAACCGAACTCTTAACTGCTATAAAGGTTCAATAGCCGACTTCAGCACTGATTCCTCTGTACATGTGCAACACATCTATCAGCCTGACTGGAATTTACTCAAGACATTCTGGAACTGGGCTCCTTCCTGGCAAAATTCTGTAACTGCAATAAATAATTCCTGGTCCTTACTGGATACGATCGGAATATTTAACGATGATAAACTTGTAGGTTATGTTGTCTGCAATCCTAAGTTAAATAAGATCCTTCAATTTGCTATCGATAAGAATTTCAGAAAAACCGGACTAGGGAAACAACTTTTTCAATACTATGCATTGAATAAAAGTAAGTCTGTATCTCTTAACAACATCGATTCCGGCGATGTTGAAACTAATTCATTTTTAACGTCAGCAGGATTGAAAATGCATTTGCAGCAGGAAGAAATGCAATTATCATTTTGATCAGAATAAAAAATCAGGAACAACGTATTGCTGTTGCTCCTGATCCTGAAAACTACAACTCCATTTCAGAAAAACATTATTGCTTTACCAGATAAAATTTTCCGCCATTAATCGTGCTTGGACTATATCCCCAATTTCCTGAGATCCGCATTGTTGCTGTATCCAGTGTAGAACTTAGCAGAAAGATACTATTGTATGGAGGAAGAAAATGAGTGCTGGCTGTATACAATGTTCCGCTCAGTGACCACGTCCCAACTCCACTTTGAGTATTCAGCGAATTCCATTCTTCCAATGTTCCATCATCATCCATTTTAAAACAATAATAAGTATCCGGCGAATCATTTCCATAACCATACTTACCAACCCATGTACCCTTCATGCTTTTATCAGGGTTTACAGGTAGTGGTTTCTCAGATGTGCCAGACGGTGTAATTGGGTCGTCTTTTTTACAGGCTACAAAAGAACTTGCAATTAAAATCGCTGTGATAAATAATTTAAGAGTTTTCATTTTTTGTGTTGGATTTAATTTAATTGTGAAAGGTTTGCTTTGTGTATTTAATTATTACACAACAAAGAAATGTTCTTAGTTTTATTTGTACAATTAAATTGGAATGTGATGCAAAAAAGCGAAACTGAAATGCAGATTTTAGTGCTTCAAATGAAAAAGGGAGACTGCGAGATCTTTGCGAAAATAAAAGTCCTGTATGTTTTCTCCCGCAGATTACGCAGATTTAGCGCAGATTCTTTACCCATAAATTCTCCTAAATGCTATTAACCAATGATCAAGCATAATTAAACTAGCTTTAAAAAATTCCAAAGAGACCTTTTCGACAAATATTCAAAATTTGACTCTTGTGAAAATGCTTCTTTCTCAAAGATAATATTTCGATAAGCTTCGTCGTGTGTTTTATATTTAAACCGGTTAACCAGATAATTAAAAAGATAAATTACATAAAATGGTAAGACCAGTAACTCAATTTGTTGTCTGATATGAATAAGCTCATGATTGATCAAAACCTTCTGTCGCTCTGAGCTTAATTTAGAATTTATAATGATTACAGGAAACAAAGCAATTCCACCAAGGTTTATTCGTTTTGTTTTGATAATTAACATAGACTTTAAAACTACCTATTTTTTTAACACTAAGCGAGCCCGAGAAAGGTTTTAATTGAGCTTGGTGTTTTTTTTAACACAGAGAGCGTAGAGAAAAAAAAGGGAGTAAAAAGAGAAACCTCCTTTTACTCCCTTTTTTTCTCAGTGTTCTCTGTGTTAAATTTGTAGTAACCCTGATGTTAAATTTACCCCGGAGTTTTGCAACGAAACGCACTTAATCCCACCCTTCCAAAATTGTTTCTATTTTCTCTGTTGTAATTGGTTTCTCCAGATAACCGGTAACATTTCTGTTGTCGAAAGCTCGTTGTTTATCACTGGGATCAACTGATGATGACAACATAAATATAATCACTTGATCCTTTATATCTTTATCCAGACTGTCAAAGTAATAAAGATATTCCCATCCTGACCATGTCGGCATATTTATATCTAAAAATAGTACCGTAGGCACGCCATTGGCAGTATATCCCTTTTGAAAATACTCCAGTCCTTCTTCCGGTGATTCAAATGTTTTAATTTCACATTTTGATGCCACCTTTTCTATAACGATCTTGCATAACATATTGTTAATTCTATCGTCATCAATAACTACGAATCGTATTGGCCTTTTCATAACCCCTCCTCTTTTTCAAGTCCCAGACTTATTGTAAATTGTGTTCCTTCATTTACGATACTTGTTAAACTAATTCTTCCACCTATAGTTTCAACCTGTGTTTTTACCATGAATAATCCCATACCCTTTCCCTCTGCAGTTTTAGTATGAAATCGCTTATATAAACCGAATACCTGATCTCCTTTTTTCTTAAGATCTATACCTAATCCATTATCCTTTACTAGTAATTGAAGTTTTCCTTCAACAACTTTACTTGAAATTTCAATAATAGGCCGCACTTCCTTTCGGCGATATTTCAAACTATTTAATATCAAGTTATATAAAATACTGTACAGATAACTTTTTATAGTTATCATCTCGTTCCTTTCAATTTTATCATAAACAATTATAGCCTCTTCGTCTTTGATCAGAGTACTTAAACTAATTTCAATGTCCTGAATAATTGATGAAATCAAAACTTTTTCTCTTTTTTCAGAAACATCTTTCTTGATCTGAAGAATCTGATTCAAGTCCTTAATAACATCATCCAATTTGTTAACTGATGAAAATAATCCTGATATCATTTCTTTCCGTAGTTCCTCTTCTAATCCTTCACTTTGAAGCACAGACGTTAAACCAATAATATTTGCTACCGGCGACCTGAGATTATGTGACACGATATAAGAAAACTGTTCAAGATTTTTATTCCTTTGCATAACATCAGAACTTAGTTTGTCTTTGAAAATTTCGTCCAATTTCTCCTTAGTGACGTCTACAGCATAACAAGATAAGCCTATAATATCATCATTTTCCCAAATTGGATAAATTGAAAAGTTCACAAAAGCTTCTATGTCCCGGATAATATATTTTTTCTCAAACTTTACAGTTTCTCCGGTTAACGCATCCGTATAAACTTCTTTCCAGAATTTTGTCTCTTCAGGATCATTTTTCCCGTGTAAATCAAAGACTATATCGCCTGGTTGTATGTCGACGTTAAAAACTGATTTTATTGTTTGCTTTAATCGTTGATTAAAAGTAATGTATCTGAATTCTCTGTCAATAGAATAAATTGTTGCTTCAGTATTCTCTATTATTGCTTTCAAATTCGATCTTGATTGTCGTAAAAGTTCTTCTGCTTTTTTTCTTTCAGTAATATCCTGATGCGATGTTACTACTTTATCATCATCGCTTCCAAAACCCATTACCACCATTAAAAACCATCGGTTTTCGGTTGGCGAATTACATTCATACTCCAGTTCGAAAAGAGTTCTTTCTTTTTTAAAAACAGATTTTATTCCATCCAATGCACTTTTTGCAACCTTATTCCCTTTCTTAATGGCTCGCTCACACACTTCAAAATAATTACTACCCTTCGATGTTCGTTCCAAAGTTATTGCACCATTTGCTTTTGCAAAATCGTCCCAGGCTTTATTAACTGCTACAACTTTACCGTTTTTATCTACCACAGCAATATGCGAACTTAATGAAGCTAAAACTCCTTTGTTGAATGACTCACTCTCTCTGAGTTTTTCTTCTGCAATTTTACTTTCTGTAATATCCTGAACTAACGACATTACAGATACCACTTTTCCATCTTTATTCTTCTGAACAGAGTTAAACCAATTACACCAAATCACACTTTTGTCATGCCTGTAATTTCTGATCTGAAAATTACTCCTGGTCAGATTTCCATTCAGCATGTCTTCCTTAAATTTCAATGTGCGTGAAAGATCATCTTCATATACCTTTACAAATTCTTCCTCCTTACTTTCAACATAATCGTCCATACTCCATCCGAAAATTTCTTCAGCGCGTTTAGAAGCTGTGCGTATTTTAAGGTT is part of the Bacteroidota bacterium genome and harbors:
- a CDS encoding response regulator — its product is MKRPIRFVVIDDDRINNMLCKIVIEKVASKCEIKTFESPEEGLEYFQKGYTANGVPTVLFLDINMPTWSGWEYLYYFDSLDKDIKDQVIIFMLSSSVDPSDKQRAFDNRNVTGYLEKPITTEKIETILEGWD
- a CDS encoding PAS domain-containing sensor histidine kinase — encoded protein: MKWSNEVYRIFGLTNTEIEPTVERYLRYIHPEDHDQVYECLFSKTPNSESTFKLNYRIRDNFNEIKFIRCEAFVERNHLREPVRMIGFILDVTKVQRAEEEKRKAEQNLKTAYEMLMFHLENTPLGFIEWDSNLKIRTASKRAEEIFGWSMDDYVESKEEEFVKVYEDDLSRTLKFKEDMLNGNLTRSNFQIRNYRHDKSVIWCNWFNSVQKNKDGKVVSVMSLVQDITESKIAEEKLRESESFNKGVLASLSSHIAVVDKNGKVVAVNKAWDDFAKANGAITLERTSKGSNYFEVCERAIKKGNKVAKSALDGIKSVFKKERTLFELEYECNSPTENRWFLMVVMGFGSDDDKVVTSHQDITERKKAEELLRQSRSNLKAIIENTEATIYSIDREFRYITFNQRLKQTIKSVFNVDIQPGDIVFDLHGKNDPEETKFWKEVYTDALTGETVKFEKKYIIRDIEAFVNFSIYPIWENDDIIGLSCYAVDVTKEKLDEIFKDKLSSDVMQRNKNLEQFSYIVSHNLRSPVANIIGLTSVLQSEGLEEELRKEMISGLFSSVNKLDDVIKDLNQILQIKKDVSEKREKVLISSIIQDIEISLSTLIKDEEAIIVYDKIERNEMITIKSYLYSILYNLILNSLKYRRKEVRPIIEISSKVVEGKLQLLVKDNGLGIDLKKKGDQVFGLYKRFHTKTAEGKGMGLFMVKTQVETIGGRISLTSIVNEGTQFTISLGLEKEEGL
- a CDS encoding GNAT family N-acetyltransferase, which gives rise to MQFKSLENTSIADLVHVFNEAFSDYIIPMHLTKEQLLNKIIAESIQRKLSFGAFDGDKLVGFILHGTEIQNGEKIAYNGGTGVIPDRRGKNLTSQLYDHSLPILKKAGINKILLEVISDNHKAFNTYSKIGFKKNRTLNCYKGSIADFSTDSSVHVQHIYQPDWNLLKTFWNWAPSWQNSVTAINNSWSLLDTIGIFNDDKLVGYVVCNPKLNKILQFAIDKNFRKTGLGKQLFQYYALNKSKSVSLNNIDSGDVETNSFLTSAGLKMHLQQEEMQLSF